In Myripristis murdjan chromosome 2, fMyrMur1.1, whole genome shotgun sequence, a genomic segment contains:
- the mdh1b gene encoding putative malate dehydrogenase 1B translates to MAKFVLAGKADCPFYAKAELLADKLQGSLPNFSIHKICIHPDEWEEWLEVTCRANGWKHQQSPLIWRDLVHRGGKGMLLGGFSDFLEHCQDYYNITLEMPTDLMLKIAAENLETKMKLIVEEERRVSLLQPFHIWITSALSPACHMLIPDLLSSDVFPHVSAVSLHLLDLDGDEEALQGLRMETEDMALPLLHQVTVHTDLEQAFEGADVILLLDDRWPDGGDAEKKEEDEEEEEKRRQVRRISERYLHYGRLIAERAKREVKLIVAGDSFANLRCSVLLDNAHSIDSCRFVTVATQLEYEARAVIAKKLKVRTSDITDVIVWGNISGSFYVDLQRAKVFNFDGAIKGPAFFSQPVLEMLYDRKWLETEFQDLVGCRRADVVSKTRQGAAMSAVNGILAVLKAWNGACGQDEVLSLGVKCQGHYNLPDGIVFSIPVTFKDGKWSPLPDVTIQDEMRERLQLSADELRQEKELGSES, encoded by the exons ATGGCAAAGTTTGTGCTCGCTG gcaAAGCAGACTGCCCTTTTTATGCCAAAGCAGAGCTTCTAGCAGACAAGCTCCAAGGATCTCTGCCCAACTTCAGCATCCATAAGATCTGCATTCACCCGGATGAATGGGAG GAGTGGCTGGAGGTCACCTGCAGAGCGAACGGATGGAAACACCAGCAGTCTCCCTTGATTTGGAGGGACCTGGTGCACCGCGGGGGCAAAGGGATGCTCCTGGGGGGTTTCAGTGACTTCCTGGAGCACTGTCAG GACTACTACAACATCACATTAGAAATGCCCACAGATCTGATGCTGAAGATTGCAGCGGAGAATCTGGAGACGAAGATGAAGCTGATTGTGGAGGAAGAGCGTCGTGTCAGCCTCCTCCAGCCTTTTCATATATGGATCACCAG TGCTCTCAGCCCAGCCTGCCACATGCTGATCCCTGACCTGCTGTCCTCAGACGTTTTCCCCCACGTCTCTGCCGTGAGCCTCCACCTTCTGGACCTGGATGGGGATGAAGAGGCGCTGCAGGGCCTGAGGATGGAGACGGAGGATAtggctctccctctgctccaccAG GTAACAGTTCACACAGATCTGGAACAGGCCTTTGAAGGAGCAGatgtcatcctgctgctggATGATCGCTGGCCTGATGGCGGCgatgcagagaaaaaagaggaggacgaggaggaggaggaaaagaggaggcagGTGAGGAGAATCTCAGAGCGGTACCTCCACTACGGACGACTGATTGCGGAGAGGGCCAAAAGGGAGGTGAAGCTGATTGTGGCCGGCGACTCATTTGCCAACCTGAGGTGCTCTGTGCTCCTGGACAACGCCCACTCCATTGACAGCTGCCGCTTTGTCACCGTGGCAACCCAGTTGGAGTATGAAGCCAGGGCCGTCATCGCAAAGAAGCTGAAAGTGAGGACATCAG ATATCACAGATGTCATCGTGTGGGGGAACATCAGTGGTAGTTTCTATGTTGACCTGCAGAGGGCGAAGGTTTTCAATTTTGATGGGGCAATCAAAGGACCGGCCTTCTTTTCCCAGCCAGTCCTGGAAATGCTCTATGACAG GAAATGGCTGGAGACAGAGTTTCAAGACTTGGTTGGTTGTCGCCGTGCGGATGTGGTTTCCAAAACCCGCCAAGGAGCGGCCATGTCGGCTGTCAACGGCATCCTCGCTGTCCTGAAGGCTTGGAATGGCGCTTGCGGTCAAGATGAGGTCCTCTCTTTGGGCGTGAAGTGCCAAG GCCACTACAACCTCCCAGACGGCATTGTCTTCTCAATTCCTGTGACCTTCAAGGACGGTAAGTGGTCTCCGCTGCCTGATGTGACCATTCAAGacgaaatgagagagagactacAGCTTTCTGCCGATGAACTCAGACAG GAAAAAGAGCTTGGATCGGAGAGTTAA
- the fastkd2 gene encoding FAST kinase domain-containing protein 2, mitochondrial yields the protein MTAWVTEEVMRFALRFCSRRSLWQQRHRPIISVRDASSSDKWLPHIWSTRQSQTPLAGNVLSSVRYYSQGFSPNERLEEKSTRPSPSSSPSESQPTDSVLVKTRKANPFFAKLEECRSPMDVLDLTCQCEVTNRHISNCLSHMWTTTKKLSEEQRRYELQLVFEHPGFEKLLQKAMKAARHMQHEDLAYCLLAVIKLGVPQRSRVVQTFLRACQENLNEFDEKCLSILASCLEHMESSPNVDALKEGMRLVVENHLPRIKDVMPLQTMMRIVGKDAPLALKKKLEKKALSMTDQFSLPNSQYMITTMAAMGFHSRLLLDVCSEKITENINGIPFNRIFKVLKACRELHYRDLGLLTGISDYIATTLDIWRTKQVVLLLSAFKDLAFCPAALMEAFAERLIANPDALTLKDTLCVIKAYSSLNYDLREHRQQFLDSVSRVLDSYLSRMSPPEVLKVVYCLCVLVHFPPALLEHLLQSSTLEQLSTTTGHKFILGQERKFQTVDLCLRLDRPPLPRPLTVPPSVLGSPALGSPSSSPELSRALQGAVGDGADWLLQESVMVENAYFIDGVVSKPPVLTERESREESGVESPPAESSQRIAVICTPSSALCYGTSRPRGPLAVKIRHLRVLGYTPVLVTAQELESASEEDRAEMLRSRIFPEDRGSDSELKAQ from the exons ATGACAGCCTGGGTGACAGAGGAGGTCATGAGGTTTGCCCTGCGATTCTGCAGCCGCAGATCACTATGGCAACAGCGACATCGCCCCATAATATCAGTCAGGGACGCTTCTTCCAGTGATAAGTGGTTGCCACACATCTGGAGCACTAGACAGAGTCAGACCCCCCTGGCTGGGAATGTCCTCAGTTCGGTGAGATATTACTCTCAGGGTTTTAGTCCCAATGAGAGGCTGGAAGAGAAGTCCACTCGGCCGTCACCGTCCTCGTCCCCCAGTGAGAGCCAGCCCACAGATTCTGTTTTGGTCAAGACACGAAAGGCGAACCCTTTCTTTGCCAAGCTGGAGGAGTGTCGCTCCCCCATGGATGTGTTGGACTTGACCTGCCAGTGCGAGGTCACGAACCGTCACATCAGCAACTGCCTGTCGCACATGTGGACCACCACCAAGAAGCTGTCCGAGGAGCAGCGGCGCTACGAGCTACAGCTGGTGTTCGAGCACCCCGGCTTTGAGAAGCTGCTGCAAAAGGCCATGAAGGCGGCAAGGCACATGCAGCATGAAGACCTGGCCTACTGTCTCCTGGCCGTCATCAAGCTGGGTGTGCCCCAGCGCAGCCGTGTGGTCCAGACCTTCCTGCGAGCCTGCCAG GAGAATCTGAATGAGTTTGACGAGAAGTGTCTGTCCATCCTCGCCTCCTGTCTGGAACACATGGAGAGCAGCCCCAATGTCGATGCACTTAAGGAGGGCATGAG GCTGGTAGTTGAGAATCATCTTCCCAGGATCAAGGATGTAATGCCTCTGCAGACGATGATGCGCATCGTGGGGAAAGACGCCCCACTGGCCCTCAAGAAGAAACTCGAG AAAAAAGCTTTATCGATGACAGACCAGTTCAGCCTCCCCAACTCCCAGTACATGATCACCACTATGGCCGCCATGGGCTTCCAttccaggctgctgctggacgTCTGCAGTGAGAAGATCACCG AGAATATCAATGGAATCCCCTTCAACAGAATATTTAAAGTCCTGAAGGCCTGCCGGGAGCTGCACTACAGAGACTTGGGTCTGCTCACGGGCATCTCAGACTACATCGCCACTACGCTGGATATATGGCGCACCAAACAG gtggtcctcctcctgtctgcgTTCAAGGATCTGGCCTTCTGTCCCGCCGCCTTAATGGAGGCCTTTGCAGAGAGGCTGATCGCGAACCCAGACGCTCTAACGCTCAAAGACACGCTGTGTGTCATCAAGGCATACTCCTCGCTCAACTACGACCTGCGTGAGCACAGACAGCA GTTCCTGGACAGCGTCAGCCGCGTTCTGGACTCGTACCTGTCCAGGATGTCCCCTCCTGAGGTGCTGAAGGTGgtttactgtctgtgtgtgctggtcCACTTCCCCCCTGCCCTGCTGGAGCACCTCCTGCAGAGCAGCacactggagcagctcagcACTACCACAG GACACAAATTCATCCTCGGCCAGGAGAGAAAGTTTCAGACAGTGGACTTGTGTCTCCGTCTGGACCGCCCGCCCCTCCCTCGGCCCCTGACTGTCCCTCCATCTGTCCTGGGAAGCCCCGCCCTGGGCAGCCCGTCCAGCAGCCCTGAACTCTCGCGGGCCCTGCAGGGTGCCGTGGGCGACGGAGCTGACTGGTTGCTGCAGGAATCAGTGATGGTGGAGAACGCATACTTCATAG ATGGTGTTGTAAGCAAACCCCCGGTGCTGACTGaaagggagagcagagaggagtcGGGAGTTGAATCTcctccagcagagagcagtCAAAG AATTGCCGTCATTTGCACACCCAGTTCTGCCTTGTGCTACGGTACGTCCCGTCCCCGGGGTCCCCTGGCTGTCAAGATTCGCCACCTGCGGGTCCTGGGATACACCCCCGTCCTG GTAACAGCGCAGGAGCTGGAGTCTGCGAGCGAGGAGGACAGGGCGGAGATGCTCAGGAGTCGTATCTTTCCAGAAGACCGGGGATCCGACTCGGAGCTTAAAGCACAGTGA
- the retreg2 gene encoding reticulophagy regulator 2 — translation MASGEEARRRPSVTSSSVGLEALFPAGASEQACGDGNPELVRLRERLQGWLSQYEPLLLWVQRLLVWERPLYSIFVALTLNTLFWLLSSTSLRPLFLLSVSLLGLMLLERWKHKLPLITVQHAEAHPVQRETMSVEQRLLSVPELSHHLAESYLTCCLYLQEMLQYKRQNHGKFCAMMCSGCFVLAVVGHYVPGIMISYIIALSVLLWPLVVYHELIQRMYTGLEPILMKLDYSMKGDTEHRKHDKRKVKKESEEGDEPRAETESESEEELSCFAPTVDVKTTALAMAITDSELSDEEASILESGGFSVSRATTPQLTDVSEDMDQQSVHSDPEEAYLRDLPEFPSVEEFPSIEHGLLHFPMRVPSQGDGAQGGETLEGEPLSPASLLIQHLASPLHFVNTHFNGHGRPPGGEGGTGDERAGRQGGEGKEATVTQGTQRSLEALSEEIVSTAISTVVQNTLSALLRSSEASEEPSLAEFLPTETPPGALETYATPAATATLGPDEDPDEAVMTESGAGEEVPDDTLVPTEEEDFELLDQSELEQMDEGLGFSSDRQAAGGASGAPDTPPSPQHQPQS, via the exons ATGGCGAGCGGAGAGGAGGCCAGAAGACGCCCCTCGGTTACCTCCTCTTCGGTCGGCCTGGAGGCCCTGTTCCCCGCCGGGGCGTCGGAGCAGGCCTGCGGGGACGGCAACCCGGAGCTCGTCCGCCTGCGGGAGCGTCTCCAGGGCTGGCTATCGCAGTACGAGCCCCTGCTGCTGTGGGTGCAGAGGCTGCTCGTCTGGGAGAGGCCGTTGTACAGCATCTTTGTCGCCCTGACACTCAACACCTTATTCTG GCTcctgtcctccacctccctGCGGCCCCTGTTCCTGCTCAGTGTGTCCCTGCTGGGACTCATGCTGCTGGAGAGATGGAAGCACAAATTGCCCCTCATCACTG TTCAACATGCAGAGGCCCACCCAGTGCAAAG agaaaccATGAGCGTGGAGCAGCGCCTGCTCAGCGTTCCCGAGCTCAGCCACCACCTGGCAGAAAGCTACCTGACCTGCTGCCTCTACCTGCAGGAGATGCTGCAGTACAAACGTCAGAACCACGGCAAG TTCTGTGCGATGATGTGCAGCGGCTGTTTTGTGCTCGCTGTGGTCGGACACTATGTACCAGGAATCATGATCTCCTACATCATAG CCTTAAGTGTGCTGCTGTGGCCGCTGGTGGTTTATCATGAGCTGATCCAGAGGATGTACACCGGCTTGGAGCCAATCCTGATGAAACTGGACTACAGCATGAAGGGAGATACCGAGCACCGCAAGCACGACAAGAGGA AGGTGAAGAAGGAGTCGGAGGAGGGGGACGAGCCCAGGGCCGAGACGGAGAGCGAGAGCGAGGAGGAGCTGTCCTGTTTCGCTCCAACG GTGGATGTGAAGACCACGGCTCTGGCGATGGCCATCACAGACTCAGAGCTGTCAGACGAGGAGGCGTCCATCTTGGAGAGCGGAGGGTTCTCAGTGTCCAGAGCCACCACTCCTCAGCTCACCGACGTCTCTGAAG ACATGGACCAGCAGAGTGTGCACAGTGACCCAGAAGAAGCCTACCTGCGGGACTTGCCCGAGTTCCCCTCAGTTGAGGAGTTCCCGTCCATCGAGCACGGGCTGCTCCACTTCCCCATGCGAGTCCCCAGCCAGGGTGACGGAGCCCAGGGGGGGGAAACGTTGGAGGGTGAGCCTCTGAGCCCGGCAAGCCTTCTCATCCAGCACCTGGCATCCCCGCTCCACTTCGTGAACACACACTTCAACGGACACGGACGGCCACCCGGAGGAGAGGGGGGCACGGGAGACGAGAGAGCGGGGAggcaaggaggagagggaaaggaggcCACGGTAACCCAGGGCACTCAGCGGTCCTTGGAGGCCTTGAGTGAGGAGATCGTGAGCACGGCCATCTCCACCGTAGTGCAGAACACTCTGTCAGCTCTGCTGCGCTCCAGCGAGGCCAGCGAGGAGCCCTCCCTGGCCGAGTTCCTCCCCACCGAAACCCCCCCAGGCGCTCTGGAGACCTACGCCACCCCTGCTGCGACGGCGACGTTGGGGCCCGACGAGGACCCGGACGAAGCGGTTATGACAGAAAGCGGCGCCGGCGAGGAGGTGCCTGACGACACGCTAGTTCCAACCGAGGAAGAGGACTTTGAGCTTCTGGACCAAAGTGAACTGGAGCAGATGGACGAGGGGCTGGGcttcagctctgacagacaggcagcaggaggagccTCAGGAGCTCCAGACACACCTCCGTCTCCCCAGCATCAACCACAGTCCTAG